A stretch of the Bacteroidota bacterium genome encodes the following:
- a CDS encoding Ni/Fe hydrogenase subunit alpha: MKQIKIDPITRLEGHGKIDIFLNDDGEVANTYFQIPELRGFEQFCVGRPVEEMPRITTRICGVCPEAHHMAAAKACDAVFHVEIPSAAKKLRSLLYNVFFAGDHTTHFYALGGPDFIVGPDAPAAERNILGVVKKVGLEVGGKVIEMRKRTQQVIKTLGGKQTHQITSMPGGVSKGISIEEAKEIEKHCEWFVEFGKFTIQAFNDIVLKNQAYVDLILSDTFSHKTYYMGLVDENNKVNFYDGQVRVVDPDGKEFVKYSPNEYLENVAEHVEPWTYLKFPFLKKVGWKGFVDGKDSGVYRATPLSRLNAADGMPTPLAQAEYEKMYSTLGGKPVHATLATHWARIIELLSAAEMALDLIRDPEITSTHIRNIPTETPTEGVGIVEAPRGTLTHHYTTDGRGILTKVNLIVGTTNNYAPISMSINKAARGLIKKGVEVTEGTLNKIEMAFRAYDPCFGCATHYMPGKMPMELRIYDSSNNLIDLINRNT; encoded by the coding sequence ATGAAACAGATTAAAATAGATCCGATAACACGACTCGAAGGTCATGGTAAAATAGATATTTTTCTGAACGACGATGGTGAAGTAGCAAATACGTATTTTCAGATTCCCGAACTTCGCGGGTTTGAACAGTTTTGTGTTGGCAGACCTGTCGAAGAGATGCCTCGCATAACGACTCGAATTTGCGGTGTGTGTCCTGAAGCTCACCACATGGCAGCAGCCAAAGCTTGCGATGCCGTGTTCCACGTCGAAATTCCATCAGCAGCTAAAAAACTTCGCTCATTGTTGTACAATGTTTTCTTTGCAGGCGATCATACTACTCATTTTTATGCACTCGGCGGTCCCGACTTCATAGTCGGTCCAGATGCACCTGCTGCAGAACGGAATATTTTAGGTGTTGTTAAAAAAGTCGGTTTAGAAGTCGGCGGCAAAGTTATCGAAATGCGCAAACGAACTCAACAAGTCATTAAAACTTTGGGAGGTAAACAAACTCACCAAATAACTTCAATGCCCGGTGGAGTAAGCAAGGGCATTTCGATAGAAGAAGCTAAAGAAATTGAGAAACATTGCGAGTGGTTCGTTGAGTTCGGGAAATTTACTATTCAAGCTTTCAACGATATTGTTCTGAAGAATCAAGCTTATGTCGATCTTATATTGTCAGATACTTTCTCTCATAAAACTTATTACATGGGTTTGGTCGATGAAAATAACAAGGTGAATTTTTACGATGGACAGGTAAGGGTAGTCGATCCTGATGGAAAGGAATTTGTAAAATACTCACCTAACGAATATTTAGAAAATGTTGCTGAGCATGTTGAGCCCTGGACTTACCTGAAGTTTCCATTTTTGAAAAAAGTTGGATGGAAAGGATTCGTTGATGGCAAAGATAGCGGAGTTTATCGGGCTACACCGTTATCACGTTTAAACGCTGCCGACGGAATGCCTACTCCGTTGGCGCAAGCTGAATACGAAAAAATGTATTCAACACTCGGAGGTAAACCGGTTCATGCAACATTAGCAACTCACTGGGCAAGAATCATCGAGCTGTTAAGCGCCGCTGAGATGGCTTTGGATTTAATTCGCGATCCTGAAATTACAAGCACGCACATCCGCAATATTCCGACAGAAACTCCGACTGAAGGTGTTGGAATTGTTGAGGCACCACGCGGCACTCTTACACATCATTACACAACCGACGGACGAGGCATATTAACGAAAGTAAATCTGATAGTAGGAACAACTAACAATTATGCACCAATCTCGATGTCGATTAATAAAGCTGCCCGTGGATTAATCAAAAAAGGTGTTGAAGTAACTGAAGGGACACTTAACAAGATCGAAATGGCTTTCCGTGCTTACGACCCGTGTTTCGGATGTGCAACTCACTACATGCCCGGTAAGATGCCAATGGAACTAAGAATATATGATTCCTCAAACAATCTGATTGATTTAATCAATAGAAATACATAA
- a CDS encoding oxidoreductase encodes MAKPKLALYWAASCGGCEIAVLDLHEKILDVANAFDIVFWPVALDFKYHDVRAMEDKSIDICLFNGAIVNSENEEMAHLMRNKSKLVVAFGACAHEGGIPGLANLTTKDAILKWVFKDSPSTVNNNGTYPQTHTKMPEGEIEIPEMWETVKSLNQVIDVDYYIPGCPPQPDQIWGVIEYILSGQPLPAKGATLGAGDKTCCEECPRERKEKKLKQFFRPYEIFSDPNECLLDQGIICLGPASRSGCGALCPKANIPCRGCYGAPPNCPDQGAKMVSAISSVIDAHEPEEIEKILDQIVDPLGTFYRFSVPQSILRRVEKI; translated from the coding sequence ATGGCAAAGCCAAAATTAGCATTATACTGGGCAGCAAGCTGCGGCGGCTGCGAAATAGCTGTTTTAGACCTTCACGAAAAAATATTAGACGTAGCAAATGCCTTTGATATCGTTTTTTGGCCCGTAGCACTTGATTTCAAGTATCACGACGTTCGGGCAATGGAAGATAAAAGCATTGATATTTGTTTGTTTAATGGTGCTATTGTGAATTCCGAAAATGAAGAGATGGCTCACTTGATGAGAAATAAATCAAAATTAGTTGTAGCTTTCGGTGCTTGTGCCCACGAAGGTGGAATACCCGGTTTGGCAAACCTCACAACTAAGGATGCAATACTAAAATGGGTTTTTAAAGATTCGCCCTCAACAGTAAATAATAATGGTACTTATCCACAAACACATACCAAAATGCCTGAAGGTGAAATTGAAATTCCTGAGATGTGGGAAACAGTCAAGTCCTTGAATCAGGTTATTGATGTTGATTATTACATACCCGGTTGTCCGCCTCAACCTGATCAAATTTGGGGAGTCATCGAATATATTTTGAGTGGTCAGCCGCTGCCTGCAAAGGGTGCAACGCTTGGGGCAGGCGACAAAACCTGCTGCGAAGAATGTCCACGTGAGCGAAAAGAGAAGAAGCTAAAGCAATTCTTCCGCCCGTATGAAATATTTTCAGATCCGAACGAGTGCCTGTTGGATCAAGGAATAATTTGTTTAGGTCCAGCTTCCCGTAGCGGCTGTGGAGCATTATGCCCAAAAGCAAACATCCCATGTCGAGGCTGTTATGGTGCTCCTCCAAATTGTCCCGATCAAGGTGCTAAAATGGTGAGTGCTATAAGCTCAGTGATAGATGCCCACGAACCTGAAGAGATAGAAAAAATATTAGATCAAATTGTTGACCCGCTTGGGACATTTTACAGATTCTCGGTACCGCAATCAATTTTAAGAAGGGTAGAAAAAATATGA
- a CDS encoding hydrogenase iron-sulfur subunit — protein MAFEPKIVGFLCNWCSYSGADLAGVSRIKSAPNVRIIRTMCSGRVDPAFILKSFQLGADGVVVMGCHLGDCHYQEGNYKTLRRIPFLKRLIREFGIDPRRLRLEWVSASEGDRFAEVVNKMTEEIRKIGPFQHSATKIKK, from the coding sequence ATGGCATTTGAACCTAAAATTGTTGGTTTCCTTTGCAACTGGTGCTCTTATTCGGGAGCTGATTTAGCCGGAGTTTCGCGCATCAAATCGGCACCCAACGTCCGTATTATTCGCACAATGTGCAGCGGTAGAGTTGACCCGGCTTTTATTTTGAAATCGTTCCAGCTCGGAGCAGATGGGGTGGTGGTAATGGGATGCCACCTCGGCGATTGCCACTATCAGGAAGGTAACTATAAAACTTTAAGGCGAATTCCATTCCTAAAAAGACTCATTCGCGAATTTGGGATCGACCCGCGCCGTCTCCGCCTCGAATGGGTTTCAGCTTCCGAGGGGGATAGATTCGCTGAAGTCGTTAATAAGATGACAGAAGAAATTAGGAAAATAGGTCCGTTTCAGCATTCTGCGACTAAAATCAAAAAGTAA
- a CDS encoding radical SAM protein: MIHPSYIKLHSSGELSERIRQLYSLTKECKLCPRECLAKRFEGNYGVCRSTNQLLVSSLSAHYGEESPLVGWNGSGTIFFTNCNLWCLYCQNYDISHLRHGEVITVNQLSEAMLSLQQLGCHNINFVTPTHFVPQIIDAVGIAVEKGLNIPLVYNSGGYESVETLKLLDGIIDIYMPDIKYSINQNSYKYSGVKDYWDVVQPAIIEMHRQIGDLKMNPFGIAERGLLIRHLILPNDIAGSKNVLDFIVNKVCVDSYVNIMDQYRPAFKAYRYPELSRHITTDEYYEVINYADSIGLHRGFGKYEKLLEVH, from the coding sequence ATGATTCACCCATCATACATAAAACTACACAGTTCGGGTGAATTAAGCGAACGCATTCGGCAATTGTATAGTTTAACGAAGGAATGTAAGCTCTGTCCCCGCGAATGTTTAGCAAAACGTTTTGAAGGTAATTACGGTGTGTGTCGCTCTACAAACCAACTTTTAGTTTCAAGTCTGTCGGCACACTACGGTGAAGAATCGCCTTTGGTTGGTTGGAATGGATCAGGAACAATTTTCTTCACAAATTGTAACTTATGGTGCTTGTATTGTCAAAACTACGACATTAGCCACCTGCGACACGGCGAAGTAATTACAGTAAACCAATTGTCAGAGGCAATGCTTTCGCTGCAGCAGCTGGGGTGTCATAACATCAATTTTGTAACACCTACCCATTTTGTTCCCCAAATAATTGATGCGGTCGGTATTGCAGTCGAAAAAGGTTTGAACATTCCACTCGTTTACAACAGCGGCGGATACGAATCAGTTGAAACTCTGAAGCTTTTAGATGGGATAATCGACATCTATATGCCTGATATTAAATATTCGATCAACCAAAACTCTTATAAATATTCCGGTGTTAAAGATTATTGGGATGTTGTTCAACCGGCAATCATCGAAATGCACAGGCAAATTGGCGACCTAAAGATGAACCCTTTCGGTATTGCTGAAAGAGGTTTGTTAATAAGGCATCTCATCCTTCCTAATGACATCGCTGGTTCCAAAAATGTTTTAGATTTTATTGTTAATAAAGTTTGCGTTGATAGTTATGTGAATATTATGGATCAATATCGTCCGGCATTCAAAGCATACCGGTATCCTGAATTAAGCAGGCATATTACTACTGATGAGTATTACGAAGTTATCAATTATGCTGACTCAATCGGCTTGCACCGCGGGTTTGGCAAATATGAAAAATTGTTAGAAGTTCATTAA